From the genome of Nicotiana sylvestris chromosome 2, ASM39365v2, whole genome shotgun sequence, one region includes:
- the LOC104238387 gene encoding kinesin-like protein KIN-7F isoform X1, whose product MEKMEGGEEVMQGREERIFVSVRLRPLNEKEERNDVSDWECVNDTTIIYKNISLSPSERLIYPSAYTFDRVFSSDCCTRQVYEEAAKEVALSVVKGYNSSIFAYGQTSSGKTYTMTGITEYAIADIYEYVQKHKERDFILKFSAMEMYNESVRDLLSEDSTPLRLLDDPERGTVVEKLTEEILRDWGHVIQLLSICEAQRQIGETAFNETSSRSHQIIRLTIESSAREHLGGDNLGTLLATVNFVDLAGSEGASQSLSAGARLKEGCHINRSLLTLGTVIRKLSKDRTGHIPFRDSKLTRILQPSLSGNGRTAIICTMSPARSHVEQSRNTLLFASCAKEVTTNAQVNVAISDKALVKHLQRELARLESELRYPRACIFPSDYEALLQEKDLQIQQLEKEIKDLILQRDIAQSQVKDLLKLLGDDVIQVGLGHYPNLRVKRSPDFQSPMQQISILRDTRYIDVDVRTRSIGHSRSSSEDQIIHVPEFEETIFRNNTFPMLLPGSSNYSKSDSCQGWDEVEKQSNETSEDLCKEVRCIETEESSVKGTQESNYSFPEQNGGFPALVTIVNRERTNQGTLVPPDNGYRRSVTPPHKENGELKPLPFKEDQESVSSSFFAEERKSSREMVSLFLRVDQALESPKFKEDKEFTCVHSSNAPPEKLYSQCEFNDDRSCNRNLKLSKSKSCKASIITDRSSPCLEESNRNRSTPPSEPARSLNARPQDSEMEVSHLNFGSDVKCSRNDSTFHAQSAFNVELEVPERKPLTDEDVNDADGARDARMNGMDQLQYEMDVKDCHVQEAELEHDKPSKSVREVGVEPVEDDYKSRYSWPLEFKRLQKEIIELWHACNVSLAHRAYFFLLFQGDSTDAIYMEVEIRRLTFLKDTFSRGEKTVVNGRTLSLEGSKKDLREERRMLSKQMQKKLSEAERDSLYLKWGIGINSKRRRLQLAQQLWTKTDDMNHIADSAYLVAKLVGLMEPGKGPKEMFGLDFPNTSRNYSFKTGLKSLL is encoded by the exons ATGGAAAAAATGGAAGGTGGCGAGGAAGTAATGCAGGGGCGTGAAGAGAGGATTTTTGTATCGGTGAGGCTAAGGCCATTGAATGAGAAAGAGGAGAGAAATGATGTTTCAGACTGGGAATGTGTCAATGATACAACAATTATATACAAGAATATTAGCCTCTCGCCATCAGAACGCTTAATATATCCCTCTGCATATACGTTTG ACAGGGTATTTAGCAGTGATTGCTGTACAAGACAGGTCTATGAAGAAGCAGCTAAAGAAGTTGCTCTTTCAGTTGTCAAAGGATACAATT CAAGTATTTTTGCCTATGGCCAAACCAGCAGTGGAAAGACCTACACTATGACTGGAATAACTGAATATGCCATAGCAGATATCTACGAATACGTACAGAAG CACAAAGAGAGAGACTTTATTTTGAAGTTTTCTGCTATGGAGATGTACAATGAATCTGTCAGAGATCTCCTTAGTGAAGATAGCACTCCACTTAGACTTCTTGACGATCCAGAG AGAGGGACTGTTGTTGAGAAACTCACAGAGGAAATATTGAGGGACTGGGGCCATGTGATTCAGCTACTTTCTATTTGTGAAG CTCAGAGACAGATTGGGGAGACTGCCTTCAATGAAACAAGCTCCAGATCTCACCAAATCATCAGACTG ACAATTGAAAGTTCTGCTCGTGAGCACTTAGGCGGGGACAACCTGGGTACCCTTTTAGCTACTGTG AATTTTGTTGATTTGGCTGGAAGTGAGGGGGCATCTCAGTCGTTGTCAGCTGGTGCAAGACTGAAAGAAGGTTGTCACATAAATCGCAGCTTGCTGACTCTGGGCACTGTTATTCGTAAGCTAAG CAAGGATAGGACTGGTCACATTCCTTTCCGAGACTCAAAGCTAACCCGGATATTACAGCCATCATTGAGTGGCAACGGTAGAACTGCCATCATCTGTACAATGAGTCCTGCACGAAGTCATGTTGAGCAATCAAGAAATACTCTACTATTTGCAAGTTGTGCTAAGGAAGTAACTACTAACGCCCAAGTGAACGTAGCCATATCAGATAAAGCATTGGTGAAGCATTTACAGAGGGAGTTAGCAAGGTTAGAAAGTGAGTTAAGGTATCCAAGGGCTTGTATATTCCCTTCAGATTACGAAGCGTTACTGCAAGAGAAGGACCTTCAAATACAACAG CTGGAGAAGGAGATAAAGGACTTAATTTTGCAACGCGATATTGCTCAGAGTCAAGTTAAAGATCTGTTGAAACTGCTTGGAGATGATGTAATACAG GTTGGTCTAGGACACTACCCAAATTTGCGCGTGAAGAGATCACCAGATTTTCAAAGCCCAATGCAACAGATTTCCATTTTGAGAGACACTCGTTACATAGATGTTGATGTTAGAACACGTTCAATTGGACATAGCAGGAGTAGCTCTGAAGATCAGATTATACACGTGCCGGAGTTTGAAGAAACCATCTTTCGCAACAATACATTTCCAATGCTATTACCTGGAAGTTCAAATTATAGCAAAAGTGATTCATGTCAGGGATGGGATGAAGTTGAAAAACAAAGTAATGAGACTTCTGAGGATCTATGCAAGGAAGTTCGTTGCATTGAAACAGAAGAATCGAGTGTGAAGGGAACACAAGAATCCAATTATTCATTTCCTGAACAAAATGGTGGCTTTCCTGCTttagtaaccattgtaaatcggGAGAGAACAAATCAGGGAACATTAGTACCTCCAGACAACGGATACAGAAGATCGGTGACACCTCCACATAAGGAAAACGGGGAACTGAAACCATTACCCTTTAAAGAAGACCAAGAATCAGTGTCATCCTCATTTTTCGCGGAAGAAAGGAAATCCAGTAGAGAAATGGTGTCACTTTTCTTAAGGGTTGATCAAGCCCTTGAATCACCAAAGTTCAAGGAAGATAAAGAATTTACTTGTGTTCATTCCTCAAATGCTCCTCCAGAAAAATTATACTCACAATGTGAATTCAATGATGATAGATCGTGCAATAGAAACTTGAAGTTATCTAAAAGTAAAAGCTGCAAAGCTAGTATAATTACTGATCGATCTTCTCCATGCTTAGAGGAATCCAACAGAAATAGAAGCACACCACCATCTGAACCAGCAAGAAGTCTCAATGCAAGACCTCAGGATTCGGAAATGGAAGTTTCTCACCTGAACTTTGGCTCTGATGTTAAGTGTTCAAGAAATGATTCCACCTTCCATGCACAGAGTGCCTTCAATGTTGAGCTTGAAGTTCCAGAAAGGAAACCTTTAACTGATGAGGATGTCAATGATGCTGATGGTGCACGGGATGCAAGGATGAATGGAATGGATCAGCTTCAATATGAAATGGATGTCAAAGATTGCCAT GTTCAGGAGGCTGAACTAGAGCATGATAAACCGTCAAAAAGTGTGAGAGAAGTTGGAGTGGAGCCAGTAGAAGATGATTATAAAAGTCGTTACAGCTGGCCCTTAGAATTCAAGAGACTTCAAAAAGAGATTATTGAACTTTGGCATGCTTGCAATGTCTCCTTGGCACATAGAGCCTACTTCTTCCTTCTTTTCCAAGGTGATTCCACAGATGCTATATATATGGAGGTTGAAATTAGAAGATTAACCTTCCTCAAGGACACATTTTCACGTGGAGAGAAAACCGTGGTCAATGGTCGGACTTTGTCACTGGAGGGAAG CAAGAAAGATCTGCGAGAAGAGAGAAGGATGCTGAGCAAGCAAATGCAGAAAAAGTTAAGCGAAGCAGAACGAGACAGCCTATACCTTAAGTGGGGGATTGGGATCAATAGCAAAAGAAGGAGGTTACAATTGGCTCAGCAATTATGGACCAAGACAGATGATATGAACCACATTGCAGATAGTGCATATTTGGTAGCAAAGCTGGTTGGTTTGATGGAACCAGGAAAAGGTCCTAAGGAGATGTTTGGACTTGATTTTCCAAATACAAGTAGAAATTACAGTTTCAAAACAGGCCTGAAATCTCTTTTGTAA
- the LOC104238387 gene encoding kinesin-like protein KIN-7F isoform X2 gives MYQLASIFAYGQTSSGKTYTMTGITEYAIADIYEYVQKHKERDFILKFSAMEMYNESVRDLLSEDSTPLRLLDDPERGTVVEKLTEEILRDWGHVIQLLSICEAQRQIGETAFNETSSRSHQIIRLTIESSAREHLGGDNLGTLLATVNFVDLAGSEGASQSLSAGARLKEGCHINRSLLTLGTVIRKLSKDRTGHIPFRDSKLTRILQPSLSGNGRTAIICTMSPARSHVEQSRNTLLFASCAKEVTTNAQVNVAISDKALVKHLQRELARLESELRYPRACIFPSDYEALLQEKDLQIQQLEKEIKDLILQRDIAQSQVKDLLKLLGDDVIQVGLGHYPNLRVKRSPDFQSPMQQISILRDTRYIDVDVRTRSIGHSRSSSEDQIIHVPEFEETIFRNNTFPMLLPGSSNYSKSDSCQGWDEVEKQSNETSEDLCKEVRCIETEESSVKGTQESNYSFPEQNGGFPALVTIVNRERTNQGTLVPPDNGYRRSVTPPHKENGELKPLPFKEDQESVSSSFFAEERKSSREMVSLFLRVDQALESPKFKEDKEFTCVHSSNAPPEKLYSQCEFNDDRSCNRNLKLSKSKSCKASIITDRSSPCLEESNRNRSTPPSEPARSLNARPQDSEMEVSHLNFGSDVKCSRNDSTFHAQSAFNVELEVPERKPLTDEDVNDADGARDARMNGMDQLQYEMDVKDCHVQEAELEHDKPSKSVREVGVEPVEDDYKSRYSWPLEFKRLQKEIIELWHACNVSLAHRAYFFLLFQGDSTDAIYMEVEIRRLTFLKDTFSRGEKTVVNGRTLSLEGSKKDLREERRMLSKQMQKKLSEAERDSLYLKWGIGINSKRRRLQLAQQLWTKTDDMNHIADSAYLVAKLVGLMEPGKGPKEMFGLDFPNTSRNYSFKTGLKSLL, from the exons ATGTATCAACTAGCAAGTATTTTTGCCTATGGCCAAACCAGCAGTGGAAAGACCTACACTATGACTGGAATAACTGAATATGCCATAGCAGATATCTACGAATACGTACAGAAG CACAAAGAGAGAGACTTTATTTTGAAGTTTTCTGCTATGGAGATGTACAATGAATCTGTCAGAGATCTCCTTAGTGAAGATAGCACTCCACTTAGACTTCTTGACGATCCAGAG AGAGGGACTGTTGTTGAGAAACTCACAGAGGAAATATTGAGGGACTGGGGCCATGTGATTCAGCTACTTTCTATTTGTGAAG CTCAGAGACAGATTGGGGAGACTGCCTTCAATGAAACAAGCTCCAGATCTCACCAAATCATCAGACTG ACAATTGAAAGTTCTGCTCGTGAGCACTTAGGCGGGGACAACCTGGGTACCCTTTTAGCTACTGTG AATTTTGTTGATTTGGCTGGAAGTGAGGGGGCATCTCAGTCGTTGTCAGCTGGTGCAAGACTGAAAGAAGGTTGTCACATAAATCGCAGCTTGCTGACTCTGGGCACTGTTATTCGTAAGCTAAG CAAGGATAGGACTGGTCACATTCCTTTCCGAGACTCAAAGCTAACCCGGATATTACAGCCATCATTGAGTGGCAACGGTAGAACTGCCATCATCTGTACAATGAGTCCTGCACGAAGTCATGTTGAGCAATCAAGAAATACTCTACTATTTGCAAGTTGTGCTAAGGAAGTAACTACTAACGCCCAAGTGAACGTAGCCATATCAGATAAAGCATTGGTGAAGCATTTACAGAGGGAGTTAGCAAGGTTAGAAAGTGAGTTAAGGTATCCAAGGGCTTGTATATTCCCTTCAGATTACGAAGCGTTACTGCAAGAGAAGGACCTTCAAATACAACAG CTGGAGAAGGAGATAAAGGACTTAATTTTGCAACGCGATATTGCTCAGAGTCAAGTTAAAGATCTGTTGAAACTGCTTGGAGATGATGTAATACAG GTTGGTCTAGGACACTACCCAAATTTGCGCGTGAAGAGATCACCAGATTTTCAAAGCCCAATGCAACAGATTTCCATTTTGAGAGACACTCGTTACATAGATGTTGATGTTAGAACACGTTCAATTGGACATAGCAGGAGTAGCTCTGAAGATCAGATTATACACGTGCCGGAGTTTGAAGAAACCATCTTTCGCAACAATACATTTCCAATGCTATTACCTGGAAGTTCAAATTATAGCAAAAGTGATTCATGTCAGGGATGGGATGAAGTTGAAAAACAAAGTAATGAGACTTCTGAGGATCTATGCAAGGAAGTTCGTTGCATTGAAACAGAAGAATCGAGTGTGAAGGGAACACAAGAATCCAATTATTCATTTCCTGAACAAAATGGTGGCTTTCCTGCTttagtaaccattgtaaatcggGAGAGAACAAATCAGGGAACATTAGTACCTCCAGACAACGGATACAGAAGATCGGTGACACCTCCACATAAGGAAAACGGGGAACTGAAACCATTACCCTTTAAAGAAGACCAAGAATCAGTGTCATCCTCATTTTTCGCGGAAGAAAGGAAATCCAGTAGAGAAATGGTGTCACTTTTCTTAAGGGTTGATCAAGCCCTTGAATCACCAAAGTTCAAGGAAGATAAAGAATTTACTTGTGTTCATTCCTCAAATGCTCCTCCAGAAAAATTATACTCACAATGTGAATTCAATGATGATAGATCGTGCAATAGAAACTTGAAGTTATCTAAAAGTAAAAGCTGCAAAGCTAGTATAATTACTGATCGATCTTCTCCATGCTTAGAGGAATCCAACAGAAATAGAAGCACACCACCATCTGAACCAGCAAGAAGTCTCAATGCAAGACCTCAGGATTCGGAAATGGAAGTTTCTCACCTGAACTTTGGCTCTGATGTTAAGTGTTCAAGAAATGATTCCACCTTCCATGCACAGAGTGCCTTCAATGTTGAGCTTGAAGTTCCAGAAAGGAAACCTTTAACTGATGAGGATGTCAATGATGCTGATGGTGCACGGGATGCAAGGATGAATGGAATGGATCAGCTTCAATATGAAATGGATGTCAAAGATTGCCAT GTTCAGGAGGCTGAACTAGAGCATGATAAACCGTCAAAAAGTGTGAGAGAAGTTGGAGTGGAGCCAGTAGAAGATGATTATAAAAGTCGTTACAGCTGGCCCTTAGAATTCAAGAGACTTCAAAAAGAGATTATTGAACTTTGGCATGCTTGCAATGTCTCCTTGGCACATAGAGCCTACTTCTTCCTTCTTTTCCAAGGTGATTCCACAGATGCTATATATATGGAGGTTGAAATTAGAAGATTAACCTTCCTCAAGGACACATTTTCACGTGGAGAGAAAACCGTGGTCAATGGTCGGACTTTGTCACTGGAGGGAAG CAAGAAAGATCTGCGAGAAGAGAGAAGGATGCTGAGCAAGCAAATGCAGAAAAAGTTAAGCGAAGCAGAACGAGACAGCCTATACCTTAAGTGGGGGATTGGGATCAATAGCAAAAGAAGGAGGTTACAATTGGCTCAGCAATTATGGACCAAGACAGATGATATGAACCACATTGCAGATAGTGCATATTTGGTAGCAAAGCTGGTTGGTTTGATGGAACCAGGAAAAGGTCCTAAGGAGATGTTTGGACTTGATTTTCCAAATACAAGTAGAAATTACAGTTTCAAAACAGGCCTGAAATCTCTTTTGTAA